From the Pontiella agarivorans genome, one window contains:
- a CDS encoding UvrD-helicase domain-containing protein: MTNNTLIIAAAGSGKTTYLVNEALRMPLSEQVLITTYTEANEAEIRKRFISKKGCVPSNIKIQTWFSFLLQHGVRPFQSVLNESIHEESIGFYLTSNRSGQKVDSEGVPITVGGHPQYWGENHFNKFYFTPTHKIFSDKISKFIVNADKASEGAVLNRVSRLYDHFFIDEVQDLAGFDLEIINLLFKSNSTVLLVGDPRQVTYLTHTSTKYKKYRDGKIKGFVESELGKRITCTVDETTLGASHRNNKQICDFANRIYPDLSPAVPCSCDSCREFETDHEGVFWIKEEDVDQYIEEFHPTQLRWSSAVQCRENAPAMNFGESKGLSFERVLIYPTEKMVGWIKDNSYDLKNETRAKLYVGVTRAKRSTAIVLKSQDTGVDGVERYPAA; encoded by the coding sequence CAGGTTCTTATTACTACCTATACCGAAGCCAACGAGGCTGAAATTAGAAAGCGGTTTATTTCTAAAAAGGGATGCGTACCAAGCAATATAAAAATCCAGACATGGTTTTCCTTTCTGCTTCAACACGGTGTTCGGCCATTTCAAAGTGTGCTCAATGAATCCATTCATGAAGAAAGTATAGGATTTTATCTAACGAGTAATCGGTCTGGGCAAAAAGTGGATTCAGAAGGTGTGCCTATTACTGTTGGTGGACATCCGCAGTATTGGGGTGAGAATCATTTTAACAAATTTTACTTCACGCCTACCCATAAAATTTTCTCCGATAAGATCTCTAAGTTCATTGTTAATGCCGATAAAGCGTCTGAGGGTGCGGTTCTGAATAGAGTTAGCCGACTTTATGATCATTTCTTCATTGATGAAGTTCAAGATCTGGCAGGCTTTGACCTGGAGATCATCAATCTCTTGTTTAAATCAAACTCAACCGTATTGCTGGTTGGTGATCCCAGACAGGTCACTTATTTAACCCACACATCAACAAAGTACAAAAAGTACCGAGATGGGAAGATCAAAGGTTTCGTAGAGTCCGAACTAGGAAAACGAATAACTTGCACTGTAGATGAAACTACGCTTGGTGCATCCCACCGAAATAATAAGCAAATCTGTGATTTTGCTAATAGGATTTACCCCGACCTATCCCCAGCGGTACCTTGTAGTTGTGATTCATGTAGAGAGTTTGAAACTGATCACGAAGGCGTTTTCTGGATCAAAGAGGAAGATGTTGATCAATATATTGAAGAATTTCATCCAACACAGTTGCGTTGGAGCTCGGCGGTGCAGTGTAGAGAAAATGCTCCAGCTATGAATTTTGGGGAGTCCAAAGGATTGTCTTTTGAACGTGTCCTGATTTATCCAACAGAAAAAATGGTCGGATGGATTAAAGACAATAGCTATGACTTGAAAAATGAAACTCGGGCTAAGTTATATGTTGGGGTCACAAGAGCCAAACGGAGTACTGCAATTGTTTTAAAATCGCAAGATACCGGTGTTGATGGTGTAGAAAGGTATCCTGCGGCATGA
- a CDS encoding DEAD/DEAH box helicase has translation MKSFKALGITDDYIKGLNELGIKQPTDIQAKTIPMILGKQTDFIAQAQTGTGKTAAFGLPLLASVDPKNPQIQGLVLAPTRELAKQVQKQLFRFTKYTERMFSYVVCGGDKIDVQIEALKRPTQVLVATPGRLMDLVRRKAVDLSGVRTVVLDEADEMLKLGFREDIDSVLKLTAGQRNIWLFSATIPAGIKKMISKHLGEASPFLKVDKEHIVNPDIRHLCVRCKEGEKLARILDFLRERGQQQGVIFCRTRQDTIDFGESLEKEGITHAVLHGDLMQTERDKIMRMFKKGRVRLLVSTDVSARGIDVDNLSFVIHHQLPEKNEYYTHRSGRTGRAGKSGISLVLITPHDEKRIVKLARELKIQFREIA, from the coding sequence ATGAAATCATTTAAAGCACTCGGAATAACCGACGATTATATTAAAGGACTGAATGAGCTGGGGATTAAGCAGCCTACGGACATTCAGGCAAAAACGATTCCGATGATTCTCGGGAAGCAGACGGATTTTATTGCGCAGGCGCAGACGGGTACCGGAAAGACGGCGGCGTTCGGGCTGCCGCTGCTGGCGTCGGTTGATCCGAAAAATCCGCAGATTCAGGGGCTGGTGCTGGCGCCGACGCGGGAGCTGGCAAAACAGGTGCAGAAGCAGCTGTTCCGTTTTACGAAATATACCGAGCGTATGTTTTCGTATGTCGTGTGCGGCGGGGATAAAATTGATGTGCAGATTGAGGCGCTGAAGCGTCCGACGCAGGTGCTGGTGGCGACGCCGGGGCGTCTGATGGATCTGGTACGCCGCAAAGCTGTTGATCTTTCCGGCGTGCGGACCGTGGTGCTGGATGAGGCGGATGAAATGCTGAAACTCGGATTTCGTGAGGATATTGATTCCGTGTTGAAACTGACTGCGGGGCAGCGGAATATCTGGCTGTTTTCCGCTACGATTCCGGCCGGCATTAAAAAGATGATCAGCAAGCATCTCGGCGAGGCGTCTCCGTTCCTGAAAGTGGATAAGGAGCACATTGTGAATCCTGATATCCGGCACCTGTGTGTACGCTGCAAGGAAGGGGAAAAGCTGGCGCGGATCCTTGATTTTCTGCGGGAGCGCGGTCAGCAGCAGGGGGTGATTTTCTGCCGTACGCGGCAGGATACGATTGATTTCGGTGAATCGCTGGAAAAGGAAGGAATCACCCATGCGGTGCTGCACGGCGATCTGATGCAGACCGAGCGTGACAAGATTATGCGCATGTTCAAGAAGGGCCGTGTACGTTTGCTGGTTTCGACGGATGTTTCGGCGCGCGGCATTGATGTGGATAATCTCTCTTTTGTGATCCATCATCAGCTGCCGGAGAAAAATGAATATTACACGCACCGCAGCGGCCGCACCGGCCGGGCCGGTAAATCGGGCATCTCGCTGGTACTGATTACGCCGCACGATGAAAAGCGCATTGTGAAGCTGGCGCGGGAGCTGAAGATTCAGTTCCGGGAAATAGCATAA